The DNA sequence GTCCTTGGGTATCGACAAATCCGCCATGGCGCCGACACTTGAGGTAACGCCATATATAGACTCACCTCTTTCAGCAGCTTCCTGAATAAACCGATGGGATTCCGATATTCTCTTCAGAACTTCCGGATCATCAGTGAGACGGACTTTTCGGTGTTCGACAGCGACGGCCCTTATGGCCTCAAGGGTTAGCGGTTCTCCGACAACAACACATTCTTTTATCTTCATATCCATAGCGTTGACTCTCACTTCCTGTATTAAATGTTTGAAATATCAGACTGAAAGCGCCTGTTCCCTTGAACGAGACCTAGCGGCCAAACCCAGAAATGCAAACCCAACATGGTTAGAACTTCCCTCAAGTCATGCTCCCCTTTCAGGTAACATACGGTATCTTTGGCAACGGGTTTGGATCCAACGCCGTGCAAACGATAGTGAGCGCCATTGACAGCGCCCGTGAGCACTCGCCACAACAGCACAGGAGACGCTAACAGCCTCCATGGATCGGGCCTGCAGCCGATTAGCGTGGCGAGCTTATCCATGTAGGGGATCCAGCTGACCACCACATTTTTCTCCGGTGAACCTGGAAACCTTTCACGGTTCTGTCTTCTCTCACATTCAATGTGCTGCTTCCACTCTTCAATCGCCGGGAGCATAAGCCTTCCGGACACCACTCGGGCAAAGAGCCTCGCCTGAAGCTCACCAACAGGGGGAATTGCGCCCAAGGCAGGCCGCGCGAAACCACAAAATGCCAAACGACTACCCACATCGGGGTCAAACATATTCAGGTACATCTCGCTCGGGTGCTTCGCAGATTTTCCCCCTGGCAACTCCAAGAACGGAAAAGCGGGGACGTATCCGTGCGCAAACAACACGATGTCTGCCGACTCTCTTCTTCCATCAGAAAAAATCACTCCGTTTTCATCAAACCTGACAATATCACGCTCAATATCGAGCTTACCTTCCAGGATTGCCTTGATAAAATCATCGCTTTTGGTTGCGGTTTGCGTATTTGGCCCCGTATTCGAGACTTGCAGAAGCTTGGCCCTCACTGCTGAGCCAGGCGTGTGATTGCCCATATACTGACAGAGGCGGCGCTTCACAGACATAAAGCCGTTTTTAAGGAAAATCGGAGCGGCATTTCGTATTCTGTTGGTGTCATAATCGTTAGCTTTTCCGGTCAAAGGATTTATGCGGGGTATAACAAACTTCCCCCGTTTAACACTGACCGTTACCTTTTTTGAAAACTTACTGAGTTCGTAAGCAATGTCTGCCCCGGACTCACCCAACCCGGCAATAACAACTTTCTTATCTTTAAAATCTTCCGGCCCTTTGTACTGGGAAACGTGCCTAACGTCGCCTTTAAAGCCTTCAAGTCCGGGCAAAGAAATGGGCTTGGGCGTTTGGTGCGTACCGGTGCAGATAGATATATTGTCACAATCGACAACTTCTACACTGCCCGTGCCCAAATCACGCACCGAGACTCTCCAGCCACAACCGAGCGGCTCCACTTTTTCTACCTGGCAACCAAATCGGATACTTGAACTCAAATCAAAATGATCGGCATAGTCTTCCAGGTAGTCGACGTATTGCTCGTGGTTATGATGAATAGAAGAGGGACTTGAAGGCGGGAAATCCGAAAATGCCGTCACCCAGGGCGAAGAGGTCAATCGAGCACTCTTCCAAACACCACTGGGCTTGTTTTCGTCGTAACGATAAACACCTCCGACTCCGGGCTTACTCTCAAAGCAGGTTACCTTTATCCCGAGCTCGCGACACTCTTTGACGACAGCCAAGCCGACTGGTCCAGCGCCGATCACCACCACGGTTCCGGACTTTGGCTTTCGATCTTCAACAGGCCTCATCAGATGAGGCTTCTTGGAGATTAATCGAAGCTGGTACGCTAGAAAAGCAATTACCCAGACGAAAAACACTGATGCAAGAAGGTTAATCAGCGACGTTGAATTCCCACTGACCACCAGAGCCGGAAGAATGGCCAGCAATGCAAACGGTAAAAGCCCTACCACTGTGAGCAATGAATTTATAAACCTCGCTGCCATGCTCTGTGTCCAGTGGCGATTCTTACCGGTTGACATAGCAGCTTCCTTTATCGCAAAGGGGTCACCCTTAACAGGATCTTCAGAAAACGCCAATTCCCCGTGATCAACCGAAGATAATGATTGTTCTTCAAAACCAGCCGTATTCATATAAGTACGTCCTTTCCCAAGATATTTGATAAGTCAATTATCACCGCTTATATAGTGTTCTTAGAATTTCCCTGAAACTGGATACCGCACGCAAAACGATCCCCTGAACGCGCAAATACGCGACATCGCAGTTATCAGATTTAATAGTAAAAGAAGTTACCGATAGGTATCTCGACGGGATGACTGTGCTGTCATTCCTTGCCAAAGCCATCGGGATATTTTAGGCCACCATTCCTTTTCTGAATCATTTTTAGCGCTTATCGGCGCATTACCGACCAAATCCTCTTTAGGGAGGAACCATTCGTTCATATGGTTAGTGAGTAGGGGGACATCTTCAAGAAGACAGTGGCAATAGACATAGCCGTCTGGCCTGATCACATAAACATGCGGCTTGTCATAGCTACCATAGCTGGACTTGAAGCGCTCTCCAGCCTGTACTTTGTAGACGTTGGCGTTTCTTCCAAAATTCTCTGATAGTGAGCTGGCAACCGAAGCGGTTTCGGCCGGATCACTTTCCCCATCCTGCACGATCAGAAAAGACATTCGTGGGTGACGCAGAAGGTCGAACAACCACCTTTCTCCCTCAACTTTTACATTTGGAGCTCTCGTGCCGGGTGGAATGCCGTTGGGTAATCGAAGTTCCGGCGGCAGCGACATTGCTTCACAGTAGTTGTGGCTCAACCCCGAGATACGCATCACCGTGCTTTCGTGCCACCCCTTTGCTTGGGTAAGCTTCAGGCGGTCCTCCATTCCCTGGCCATGCGCCATGATGATGTCATGCATCGCGTCAGTACCTTCAAGAACCTGCTCTCCCACTGGCGAGCGCTCTGACGCATACGTGTCCAGCAAGCTGGAGGAAGCTTGATTGAGTGCCACGAGCGCCAGCTTCCAACCGAGATTGTAAGCGTCCTGCATACTGACATTCATGCCCTGCCCCCCGGACGGAGAGTGCACGTGGGCGGCGTCGCCCGCCAGAAACACGTTTCCAATGCGATATTTCTCGGCAATACGTCGTCGCACCTCCCACCGCCTCTCGAGCTTGGGCGTGGCCAGAGTGACTCCTTCAAGATGTTCATCTAAAAGGTTCTGGAAGCGCTCTCTTTGGGTAAGCCTTTGATCATCGGCCCGATTGACGCTCACCCCACTCACTCCAATCCGGTGGTGACCATCCGGCAGCTTGGTGATAAGTACAAAGTTGTCTTTTGAGATATAGTAATGGACAAGCTCGTCCTCTCCATTGAATCCATCGAGCTTTGTATCCATCATTTCCATGATCATTCCATCGTATTTACTGCCACTGTCGTCCAACCCCACCGACTTCCTTACAAAGCTATGAACGCCATCACATCCCACAATCCAGGTTGGCTCCACAGCTTCCTTGGCCCCTGTCTTCCCATGAGTCAAAACCGCTTTGCACTTATCTTTACCCTGCTCCAGGCCGACGATTTCGGTTGACCATTCAGGGCGAATGTCGTACGTCGACTCCAGGTGCTCTCTGAGGTGTTTGTCGGTCCAACCTTGATCGTAGATTAGGACGTAGGGATAGGTTGAATCCATTTTCGAAAAGTCCAGCGATGGGCGAACATCTTTTCCTTTGAAATTGAAGCTGAACCCCCTGCTTTTAATTCCGCCCTTAAGAAAATGGTGAACAACTCCCATATGCTCAAGCATCTCCATTGTTCGCGCATGTAGCGTGAATGCTCGCGGCATCATGGTTGGTCCGTCACGTTTATCAATCAAGCGAAACCTAACTCCTCGACGCGCCAGCTCAATTGCTAAAACCAGCCCAGTCGGACCGCACCCCACTATCAATATCTCATCCCTTCTTGAGTCCTTCATTCTCGTTTCTCCAAGTCAAAAATATAGACGTGTGCAAGACTGAGTAAACATTAAAAATATCGACGAAGATCCAGCTGAAAGTAATCATCCGCTCTGAAGGCGTAAATTGGGTCCTCTCTGCTAACATTGCTGAACATCCTTACTTCTGCTTCAAGGGACCAGCTGTCATTTAGCCTACGACTTCCTTCAAAAGAGAAAAAGCGTGAACCGTTATCAAGGTCTACACTGACCAAGGCCAGAAACTCTGTACTCTTGAAATCATTCAGCATCCACCGCGTTCCCAGCGCCAGATCGTTTTGATTGACCGTTTCACGAAGCCCCCTGCGATCGTCAAACTGGTACTCGAGTAAGACGCCAAGGTCTGAGGATGAACCACCGACCCCAAAAAAGCTGTATTCAAAGCCTCCTACCGCCGCAGTGTTTCGCTGCGCGTCTTTTTCCTTCAAGCTAATGGCTTCCAACTTCCAGAGCCATGCCCCTTTGGTCATTTGCAAGTCAAACCCGGTCTGCTCTACGAGCGGATAATATGGCGTTAAGGCTACAACGTCCCCTGCGGAGCCAACCGGGAGCAGTATTGGGTCTCTGGAAGTTCCGGAAAAATGAGAAGCGCCCACGTCCCAGTCACCCAGGACTTTGCTCCAACGCACTGCGAAGTCAATGTGGTCATCGCCCTCCTCCGCTTGATACTGCGCTTTGTCACCATCCACTACGACTGGCGTTCTGGGCCGCCCCTCACTTCCGGGAAACGTCCTCTCCCGAAATCCCAAAAGGGCGTACAACTCAAGCGTCCCCCAGCGGCGTTGCGTTAAGGCGCTGATCATCGGCTGACCGAGTTTGTCTTCGCCATCAATGTTTTCCACCAGATCATCCTGGTTAATCACATCGACCAAATGCACGGATTCCGTGACGCCCCAAAATACCTGACGAGCCCCCACATATAGCTCTGCACTATCGAACTTACGCCACCAATAAAACTGACGTATATCAGCGTGGGTTCGCTCCTCATCGCTACTATCAGCCCGCGCGAAACCAGAAACGACCATGCGCTGACGGTAGTCATCCCAGTCCCGATAGTACTCAATGTCCGAGGCAACTGAGATAGACGCATCGGACTGATCGGGGTGAAGGGCCTCCTCGGGGAAGAGCCTGGTTTCCAGGCTCAAAAACCCGGTGAAATCACTTGCCACTGTGGGCGTAGCGGCCAGACAGGTCATAATCACCAGAACTGAAAAGGTTGGCCCAAAGAAAGAGCTCTTAACGGAAGAAGACATATCCTTTAACACGTTTTACTGAGTCCTTACCTGGCCCGCCGCAAGCTATTCTTGTTGAAGTCCTGTTCGGAAAATCCGTTGTCGAATTGCCAATCGTTAAAGTGCAGGTCGGTGCTTTTCCCCGTCTGGTGATTGACCATCATGAACTGTCGGGCCCTCCAGTACTGATCCAGGAATAGTTTGTAATCCGATGCTGAGAGGGTTTTCAGAAGTTCGCCTTTCCGATCGTAAAAATCGATCTTCCAAACACGGTAGTGATCCTTGTCAAGCCAAACCTCCTGACGAGAGTACCCGGATTTTGGATCGACAGGAACACGCTCTATTACGAAGTGATCTCTCTCCTCCAGGATCTCATCCCGCAAGTACTTGTATGTGTACTTCTCAACCTCTTGGGAAGAAAGGTCTTCAAATGCAAACTCGCTTCCCATAAATGGGCCAGACTTGTTACTCGAAGAAATGCGTTTGACCCGCTTAAGTGCCGGAAGGTATAGCCATTGATCATCCGGCCCCGATTTGTGGGTAAACGAAAGGAAAGCGGTACCTTTTACATCTCGAGGGTTGTCGAACACGATTAGGGTTTTATCGCCATCATTCTCTTGTTCTAACGTTTTACTGCGCATTCTTCGCTCTGTTTCCTCCCCATGCCGATTGCGAAGAACCATCTCCATGCTGTTTCTAGAATCACCAAAGCCAGAGTCGCGCTTATCAGCCTCAACAGCGATCTCCAGACCTCTTTCTTGTGCTTGTGGATCAACAGGTTCCGCGAGGGCGGTACTACTACAAAGGGCGACTACAGCCAACGCTGCTAAAACAATCGATTGAAGTTTTTCAGGCAGGATTATGTACATAATCTTCGTCCTCGCTATCGCTGATCAATGCGGTTTTAGTGTCCTGTTGTTCACGCCTATGGTCGAGCAACAACAATGAAGGAAGCAATGAGAATACGGCTACCAACGCGAAAAATATGGTAATTGCGGTCAGAATGGCCATATTGGCGTTCATTCCGAACGTCGATTGCGCAAGCACAGTAAATCCAGAAATGAGAATGATGGATGTAACCAGTATGGCAACACCGACGGAGGAGAATGCGTACCGAATGGCGCCCTCAATATCGAGACTTCTTTCTCTGCGCGCCCGCTGGTACTTGCTAAGAAAGTGAACCGTGTCATCCACTACGATACCCAGCGCCATACCTGCCACCATTGACACTGCGACATTCACTTCTCCGACCAGAAGTCCCCATAGACCGAATGATAGTCCGGCCGGCAGTAACGTGGGGATCAGGCTAAGCGCACCCAATCGAACGCTCCTCAGTGCGATTGTAATCAGCAACGCAATGACGATGACCGCCAGAAATGTACCCATCAACATGTTTTTAATATTTCTCTCTGCGATGTAGGCAAACATGATTGCTGGGCCGACACCGTGCGCAACTATGTCCGCATTCTGCTCAAGCCACTGCGTTCCCCTCTCTGCAAAGTCGCGTAGTTGTGCAGAGGGCATATCCTTAAGGGTCACGACCAACTGGGTAGAGGACTTACTGACATTGAGCTGGTTATTCAGATCCAGGCCGTATGGAAGAGAGAGCTCATATAACAGTAGATACTGCGCCGCCAGCTCTGGGTTTTCGGGAAGGCGGTAGTATGCGGGGTCGTCGGCGTGCAGGTTTTTATTCAAACGCTGAAAGGTGTCGCTGATCGTATTGACATGACGCACTTCAGGCTGCTGTCTCAACCAACTAGAAAAACCCTCTACCTTTTCGAGAAAAGCTGGGTCGCTGACACCGTTATTGGTTTCTGAGTCCAGCGAATACTGTACCTGATAGATACCCGATAGATTGTCATTAATAAAGTCAGTATCTTGCCGAAATGACGTGGATTCATCGAAATAGGTGACAAAATTGTCATCCAGTGTGTTCAGCGGGATGAGGGCCAACAGCGTGACCGAAACCAGCATTACAGCCACCAACACTGGCCGATGGCGTAATACCACAAAGTCGCCCAAGCGGTTAATAGCCCGATCGACAGCGGTTTCGCTTTTTTTATCACGCGCTTTCACTGGCAGGACAGCCATCAGCGCAGGCAGAAGCCCCACTGAGAAGAAGAACGCCGCCATTACACCTATAGCGGTTATATTCCCAAGATCTCGAAATGGAAGTGCGTCGCTGAAGTTCATCGAAAGAAAGCCAACGGCCGTGGTCAGAGACGTCAAAAATACCGGACCAAAATTGACCCGAATGCTTTCCCTTAACGCCTCAATCTTGCCGAGCCCTTGACGCATTCCACCGAACATGGTGACCAGGATATGGATTGAATCAGCAACCGCGAGGGTCATAATGATCGTCGTCGCCGCTGAAGAGGGGGGAGTCAGCTGTATACCAATGTGGCCCGCCGCGCCCATAGCGGTTAGCGTAGAGAATACGATTACGGCTGTCGTTACGAAGGTGGCCGTCACTGAGCGAAGCAGAAGAAAGGTAATCAGAAGGATGACAAGGTACATCATCGGAACCAGTGTGCCCATGTCCTTCATGGACGACTCGAAGAAGGCGTTGAACAACATGACCGTGCCGGTCGCACGCACTTGTACACCGTATTTTTCTTCAATATCGGCTATCATTTCTCGCGCAGCGGCTACCGCCTCTGGTCCTGCGTCCATGGACTTTTCTGGAAGCTGGAATGTCACGTTGACGCCGGCAATTGACCCTTCAGCGTTAACCAACTTTCCTGACAGCGCCGGCTCATTCAACGCAACCTGTTTAACTCTGGCCAACTCCTTCTGACTGAGGTCTTCGGCGCCCTCCACCAAGTCCTGTACCACCAGGTTGTCACCCTCGGCATAGGTATGCTGGAAGTTTGTTAACGAGTCCACCCGTAAAGAGTACGGCAATTGCCAAGATCGGTCCGTCAATTCCTCGACCGCCGCCAGCGAATTTTCTGAGAACGCGTCACCCTCTGCCGGTACTACGGCGAACAGAATATTATCCACCTTAGTGTACGTTCTCTGCACCTGCTCGAATTCCTGAAGCTGGGGATTGTCTTCACTGAAAAAGACTTTGTAGTCGTTGTTCATTTGAAGAAACCGACCGCCAGATGCTGCCATGATTGTCAGAACCACTGACGCGAACAGCACCAGCCAGCGCCAGCGAATCACCCAGTCAGCGAAACGCCCGGCCCATTCATTTCTATCGTTTTTGGAGTGCATTCACCCTCTCCCCAAGATGTAGAAGTATCGATTGATGTTCAATTTCCTGACATATCAGCCAGAGTCTGGATTACTCAAATCCTCACGAGCCTGAAGCTCCCGGAATAAGATGGATTTCTAATGAGCGCCCCGAACGGGGTAGTTATTGTCTGGATTGAGAATGAATTTCAGCCCCATCAACACTGAGGCTGGTTCGGGACGGGCAAAGGGAGCGTTGGATATATCAATGACTTGCAGGTCGCCCTGAGCGTTGACGACGAACAATGCGGGCTCAGCATAAGGCCGGTCGGTTTCAGACGACGAAACAGGGCTGGAAATGTAGAGACCTAACTCCCTCATTTGATTGACGCTCAAGTCGGACCCCACCTCGAAATCAGGGCTAACCTTTTCCATGTGGACTTTCGCTTTGTCTGCCGTATCGGCAGAAATGGCAACGACATCGACTCCAATTTGTCGGAACTCAGGAAGAAACTCATTCAATTTCGTCAAGTAACTTGTGCAAATGGGGCAGTGTTTGCCCCGATAAACCACTATCAATCGACACTTGAAGGAGTTAGCAGGCGTCGGCAGGTGGATTTCTCCACCGCCCAATTTCGCAACAGCAATATCAGGCAGAGCCTTCCCTGCCGCCAGTTTGGTAGAACTCACTGTCTTTCCTCCTGTCTAATTTTGTAACGATCGATATTTAATTAGATAAAGAAGAAAAGGTCAACAGTAATGAAGCGCATTCATTAAATTTTCAACATTTCGGAAATGACGTATTTATCGTATTAAATCATCGCCAAGAGCGCGTACAGCGTGCTAAAAAGTGCAAAAACTTGGTTTTATGTGACAAACAGTATAAAATTTGCACAGTTAAAACTTTAACGGGATTTGTATCGAATGACACAAAAAAGAGCTGGTAGACCGCTCTCCTTCAACCGAAATGAAGCGCTTTTGGCGTCAATGCATGTGTTTTGGGCGAAAGGCTACGAAGGAGCATCGATCAAAGATCTGACTTCTGCGATGGGAATTAATAGTCCAAGCCTATACGCCGCGTTTGGGGATAAGCACAGGCTTTACCTCGAGGCAATTGACTATTACGCCTCGAACGACGCTTGTGCGCCACTGGTTGTGTTTGAGACCGAACCAGATATTACTCAGGCCGTACGTTCTTTCTTGAAAACCGTTATCGACTACAGCACCGAAAACGCTAGCGGAGTGCGGGGCTGCTTTCTGAGCTCGTGCGTTTCAACCAGCGCTGGGGAAGTGGAGGGTGCGCAAGAACGACTGCAAAACGCCATTGTGGATACTGACGCACGAATTGCGAGGCGGTTTGAGCTCGAGAAGGCCAGGGGTGAGCTACCCGAGGACCTTCCTTCGCTGGAGCGGGCGAGACTTATGCTAGACCTTCGGCAGGGTTATGTATTTCGGTGTCGGGCCGGGTTAGATCCCGATAGCATGAGAGCCGACATTGAGTTCAGGGTACAGATGATCTTGGCTCCACCGTATAAAGGGTAAAGACCCTGGGTCATTGAACGATGCGATTAGCGGGGGTGTAGTGTTTTCATTAAGGCGCAAAGGCGATTACCGTCTGCAGTTTACTCGTGCGTTGAAGCGGCCGGGGAAGTACAGAGTCGAGCTCTATCTGTTTACGCCCTATGACGAGCGATTTTCTGAGTGGACGCTGTCTGAGCAGCAATTCTTTTTCAAGGCGCTGGAACATCGTTTTCGCCTTCTGGGGCACCCGGACAGCAGCCGAGCGGGAAAGTCCGGCAGCTCGTTCACGCTGCTGTCACCACACTATGAGATTCAATATGGGTCCTGGCTGTTTCAGTATCGAGCGTCCATCGACCACCTGCGCCAACAAATTCTGACCTCGGAGCTGGCGGACGAGCCGGTCAAGCGCGCACTTCGGCTGATCCAGAACTTCGCCCGGCGGCTAAGAAAATCCAACCCGGAGCAAGACAGCCATCATCGTTACTTTCGGCTGGTGGACGTTTATTTTTCCTGGCACGCGGAACAGTTCCTACTGGAGTGTATGGCGATGGACGGGTTTTCGGATCTGGACCATGAGCTGACGCAGTCCATCAGGGCGTTTCTGGAGCAGGAGTACCGCTACCGGCGCGAGGTGAAGTACGAGCCGGACTTCCGGGGCAGCCCGACACGCCTCTGGAACCGGATGAGTCTGTACCTGAGGTTGCTGGAGTTCCCGGTCGTGCTGCGCTCCAAGGTGAGCGAGCTGGGCTCCGGTACACGAAAGCTGGTGAAAGCCATCACGACGATGCTGGTCATGTCGTTGTTCACCTATTTTCTGTTCAATACCCGCGCCAACAGTCAGCAGCTTTCGCTGGCGCTGCTGCTCGCCATTGCGCTGACCTATGCGCTCCGGGACTTGCTGCGCGATGACATGATCGCGCGCCTCACCGGTTGGTTGCGAAAAGGCAGGCCTCGCTGGAAAATTCGCCTGCTGATGCCCTACACCAACAAGCTGCTCGCCTTGCAGAATGTATGGTTGGACTATCGCAAACGACCCGACTTGCCGCAGTCGATTATGGACGCTACGAGTACATGGGCCGCCAATGAAGAGCGCCAAATCATCTGTTTCCGGTCAATGTTGAACCTGGATAAGGCCGCGCTGGTTGAGAATCAGATTCAGGAGCGGCTCAGCGTGGACTGCGAAGAGCTCTGCTCGTTGATCCAGGCGACCCGAAACAAGGTGTTCACCTGGGCAGACACGGATGACCCAGCCTCCGGTGTTGAGGCTCACCCCATCGATAAGCAGCATGACTACGACCTGTTGCTGGTGACTACGGAACTCAGCCAAGGCTACTCCGCCGCTCAGCGGTGGCGCCTTCGCCTTGGGACGTCCGGCATCGTCAAGTGCGAAACCAGGAAGGTCGACTGGCCTAGTCCGGAGGAGCAGGAACCAAGGGGGATGATGAGAAGGCTGAGGAACCGTTTTCGAAAGCGCTGATCGTTCATGGCAAACGTGTAGTAGTCCAGACTTTACCCGACGTAAGAAAAAACCGGTAATTGTCAAATAAAGTCTGGACTATAACACCTTACTTCAGGAGCAGGGCCCCCCAACTACGTCCCCATCAGGGCATTGCTCGATAGTAACTCGCCCGGATTGAGTGGGCAAAAAATACCCGAAATCTATTATGAAATCGTTTATCTCCCTCGCCCTGTCAGCATCATTTAAATAGTAAGCCGTTGAACCCAAGTTTGTGACATCAAGCTCAATTTCATTGTTATCCTGATCAAATGCTTCGAGAACTTCTAAAGAAAACTCTGTATCAGCTCGTAATGTTAACTCAATAACAATATAGCCGCCGGCTTCCAGATCAAGTCTATATGTTCTAGGCAACTCATCTCTAATCAAATGAAACTCTGCGACCAGATCTGCGATTGTTTGTGAAACCCGCTCTTTGTGGTAACCAAATTTACCCTCTAGCCATTCGTGAACTCTGTCTTTGCAGTAGCCACAGCCCACAAATTCCCATGCATCTTCAATAACATCATCGGGCACAGTCATACTAAGTACCGTACCTCTAAAGTCATTCAAACTATGCTTTAGCTCATCCAGAAGACTCGCCACTTTTACGTCGGTTTCCGTTTGTCTTGCTATTACATGAAACTGCCTTGAGGCCCCAGGCGTATAAAAACCGTCCTCTTTCCACACTTTATATGTTGAAGCTTTTGCACCCTTTAGGTTTAGAATTGTAATGAGGGGCGGATCATACATATCAACGTATGGCTTGGGGATGTATGGCGCATTAATTTCGCCCCAGCTCAATGCCTTCGAATGCCGCTGTTCACTTGTGCATTCATAACATTCAATAACCACACTCTCCGCTGTCGTATTAAGGGAAAACGCCAAAGAGAGAAATATAAACACGCTTCTTATTAATTTCACCAATCCACTCCTGTTCGCTAGTAACCATTCCCTATCACTCTGATCCCAGTGATATAATGAGCCTTCGATGGCCTGTGGTGTTCAGGCTTTAGAAAAATACATCTTGGCCGGGCATCTGTACACCATAGGAGACCCTCTTTTACACTTGTTACAATAGGTACTCTATTTTTCATCCATTTTCGAATGCGCTGAGCTTTCCGCTATTGCAAACGGTTGGCAAAGCGCTCTACCGCGTCTACCACCTGTTTGGCGCCTTCCTGAATTTCCACAATCACGGCGCCCGCCTGGTTCGCCAGATCCAGGCCCTGTTCGGCCTCCTCCCGGGAACTGAACATCTGGCGCTTGACCTCATCTGAGAGCGTCTGGTTATTCTCGACGACGCTCACAATTTCTTCTGTGGCGTTGCTGGTGCGAGCCGCCAACTGCCGTACCTCGTCGGCCACCACGGCAAACCCACGCCCCTGCTCTCCGGCCCTGGCGGCCTCAATAGCGGCGTTCAACGCCAACAGGTTGGTCTGGTCCGCAATGCCGCCGATGGTTTGCACGATGGCGTTGATTTGCAGGGACTGTTCACCCAGCGCCTCAATGCTTTCGGTCGCCGCCTGCATTTGTGCGGCTATCTGCTGCATGGTTTCAACGGTCTTCTTGACGACGGCAGTGCCTCTTTGGGCGCTCACATCGGTCTCCTGTGAAACGTCATAGGCAACGCTTGCGCCCTCTCGGACCTGGGCTTCCCGCGCCACCTCGTCAGTGACCACATTGGCAAATTTCACGACTTTTGAAAGGTTGCCCTCGGCGTCGTAAACCGGATTGTAGGTGGCTTCAAGCCACACCTCAGAGCCACGGCTATCGATCCGCTTAAAGCGATCCGCGACGTACTGCCCGCTATTAAGCTTTTC is a window from the Marinimicrobium koreense genome containing:
- a CDS encoding NAD(P)-binding domain-containing protein, producing MNTAGFEEQSLSSVDHGELAFSEDPVKGDPFAIKEAAMSTGKNRHWTQSMAARFINSLLTVVGLLPFALLAILPALVVSGNSTSLINLLASVFFVWVIAFLAYQLRLISKKPHLMRPVEDRKPKSGTVVVIGAGPVGLAVVKECRELGIKVTCFESKPGVGGVYRYDENKPSGVWKSARLTSSPWVTAFSDFPPSSPSSIHHNHEQYVDYLEDYADHFDLSSSIRFGCQVEKVEPLGCGWRVSVRDLGTGSVEVVDCDNISICTGTHQTPKPISLPGLEGFKGDVRHVSQYKGPEDFKDKKVVIAGLGESGADIAYELSKFSKKVTVSVKRGKFVIPRINPLTGKANDYDTNRIRNAAPIFLKNGFMSVKRRLCQYMGNHTPGSAVRAKLLQVSNTGPNTQTATKSDDFIKAILEGKLDIERDIVRFDENGVIFSDGRRESADIVLFAHGYVPAFPFLELPGGKSAKHPSEMYLNMFDPDVGSRLAFCGFARPALGAIPPVGELQARLFARVVSGRLMLPAIEEWKQHIECERRQNRERFPGSPEKNVVVSWIPYMDKLATLIGCRPDPWRLLASPVLLWRVLTGAVNGAHYRLHGVGSKPVAKDTVCYLKGEHDLREVLTMLGLHFWVWPLGLVQGNRRFQSDISNI
- a CDS encoding redoxin domain-containing protein, which codes for MSSTKLAAGKALPDIAVAKLGGGEIHLPTPANSFKCRLIVVYRGKHCPICTSYLTKLNEFLPEFRQIGVDVVAISADTADKAKVHMEKVSPDFEVGSDLSVNQMRELGLYISSPVSSSETDRPYAEPALFVVNAQGDLQVIDISNAPFARPEPASVLMGLKFILNPDNNYPVRGAH
- a CDS encoding outer membrane lipoprotein-sorting protein is translated as MYIILPEKLQSIVLAALAVVALCSSTALAEPVDPQAQERGLEIAVEADKRDSGFGDSRNSMEMVLRNRHGEETERRMRSKTLEQENDGDKTLIVFDNPRDVKGTAFLSFTHKSGPDDQWLYLPALKRVKRISSSNKSGPFMGSEFAFEDLSSQEVEKYTYKYLRDEILEERDHFVIERVPVDPKSGYSRQEVWLDKDHYRVWKIDFYDRKGELLKTLSASDYKLFLDQYWRARQFMMVNHQTGKSTDLHFNDWQFDNGFSEQDFNKNSLRRAR
- a CDS encoding FAD-dependent monooxygenase produces the protein MKDSRRDEILIVGCGPTGLVLAIELARRGVRFRLIDKRDGPTMMPRAFTLHARTMEMLEHMGVVHHFLKGGIKSRGFSFNFKGKDVRPSLDFSKMDSTYPYVLIYDQGWTDKHLREHLESTYDIRPEWSTEIVGLEQGKDKCKAVLTHGKTGAKEAVEPTWIVGCDGVHSFVRKSVGLDDSGSKYDGMIMEMMDTKLDGFNGEDELVHYYISKDNFVLITKLPDGHHRIGVSGVSVNRADDQRLTQRERFQNLLDEHLEGVTLATPKLERRWEVRRRIAEKYRIGNVFLAGDAAHVHSPSGGQGMNVSMQDAYNLGWKLALVALNQASSSLLDTYASERSPVGEQVLEGTDAMHDIIMAHGQGMEDRLKLTQAKGWHESTVMRISGLSHNYCEAMSLPPELRLPNGIPPGTRAPNVKVEGERWLFDLLRHPRMSFLIVQDGESDPAETASVASSLSENFGRNANVYKVQAGERFKSSYGSYDKPHVYVIRPDGYVYCHCLLEDVPLLTNHMNEWFLPKEDLVGNAPISAKNDSEKEWWPKISRWLWQGMTAQSSRRDTYR
- a CDS encoding efflux RND transporter permease subunit, yielding MHSKNDRNEWAGRFADWVIRWRWLVLFASVVLTIMAASGGRFLQMNNDYKVFFSEDNPQLQEFEQVQRTYTKVDNILFAVVPAEGDAFSENSLAAVEELTDRSWQLPYSLRVDSLTNFQHTYAEGDNLVVQDLVEGAEDLSQKELARVKQVALNEPALSGKLVNAEGSIAGVNVTFQLPEKSMDAGPEAVAAAREMIADIEEKYGVQVRATGTVMLFNAFFESSMKDMGTLVPMMYLVILLITFLLLRSVTATFVTTAVIVFSTLTAMGAAGHIGIQLTPPSSAATTIIMTLAVADSIHILVTMFGGMRQGLGKIEALRESIRVNFGPVFLTSLTTAVGFLSMNFSDALPFRDLGNITAIGVMAAFFFSVGLLPALMAVLPVKARDKKSETAVDRAINRLGDFVVLRHRPVLVAVMLVSVTLLALIPLNTLDDNFVTYFDESTSFRQDTDFINDNLSGIYQVQYSLDSETNNGVSDPAFLEKVEGFSSWLRQQPEVRHVNTISDTFQRLNKNLHADDPAYYRLPENPELAAQYLLLYELSLPYGLDLNNQLNVSKSSTQLVVTLKDMPSAQLRDFAERGTQWLEQNADIVAHGVGPAIMFAYIAERNIKNMLMGTFLAVIVIALLITIALRSVRLGALSLIPTLLPAGLSFGLWGLLVGEVNVAVSMVAGMALGIVVDDTVHFLSKYQRARRERSLDIEGAIRYAFSSVGVAILVTSIILISGFTVLAQSTFGMNANMAILTAITIFFALVAVFSLLPSLLLLDHRREQQDTKTALISDSEDEDYVHNPA